One Terriglobales bacterium genomic window, GACTACGGTTTATCCAGTGGCTCGTTCGAGATCTCTACGTCCTTCCCGCGCAGGTACTTGTCGAAGAACGCCTTCACTCTATCGTCTGCAGCGGTGCCGAAGTCGCCATGCCCGCCTCCTTTGACGGTGACGAAATAACTCGGCACGCCAGCTTTCCGCAGCGCTGCATCGAGCCGGACAGCCTGGTCGTAGGGAACCGTGCTATCTTTGGTGCCGTGGACGGTCAGCACCGGCGGGTTCTTCGCGGTCACGTAAGTAATCGGCGAAGCGGCTTTCGCCTTCTCGGGGTTCTCGCGGAGACCGCCGCCGATGAGCTTCGCCTCGGGAGCGTCCGATCTGGTGCGGTCAATGTCGCTCGGCTGGCCGACGATCGCGAGTAATTCCGACACACCGAAGAAGTTCGCAACGGCAGCGACCTTGCTGCTCACGCCCTTATATGGGCCGATGTCGCCCTCGAGTTCCGGCACGTCCCCGCTCACGCCCAGCATCAAAACCAGGTGCCCGCCCGCGCTCATGCCCCACACACCAATGTGGTCGGCGTCGAGCGCATACTTCGAGGCGTTCGCCCGGAGCCAGCGGATCGCTGCCTTGCAGTCGTGGATCTGCGCGGGCCATTGCGCCTCGCCGGATAACCGGTACCCGACCGAGACGCCCGCGTACTGGCCGGTGCGGAGAAAGGGCATCAGCACGGCGGCCCCGTAAGATTTGTCCCCGTGCATCCACCCCCCGCCATGGAAAAAGACGATCACCGGCAGCTTGCCGCTCTTGCGATTCTTCGGCAGGTACAGGTCGAGCCGATGCCTGGGATTCCCGCTGTCGGTGTAGGAAATGTCGAGCTCGAACGTGATGGGCTCTCGACGCAGTTCTTCCAGGGGCACCCCGCCATCCTTGCGGATGTCACGCTCCTCCTTGTTTAGCTGGGCAAACGTGACAGCGGGAAAGAACATCAATGCGATAACAATCAAGGAAATGCGTTTCATTGAAACCTCATGTCCAACACCTCGCCTCACAGGTTGCCAGGCAACGAGCGGTACTCGTGCAGGCACGTCTTATATGAGCAACTATGGGAAATATCAAGAGCATTTATGGGACATGCCTTTTTTGCATCAGGCACCTCCAGGCTCTGGGCGGATTTGGGCGATTAGACCCGAAATGGCTGGATATGAGTGAAAGAACCTCAAAATAGGGCTCCACTGCCAGGACTATATCTCCTGCGGTCCTTTGAGGTGGACCAGGACCCCGGCGATGTTCATCAGCATTGCCAGCGATTGTTAGCCACAGGCCAGCTTTTTCCAAATGAGTAGCGACATTTTGGGCAAACCTTCTTCGATCATTTTCAGAACTGAATGAATGAAAACAGCCCCTGTCAAATACAAAACCAAAAGGAGCGCCTTCAATTTTGTTACTGAGAAAATCAACAAGC contains:
- a CDS encoding alpha/beta hydrolase → MKRISLIVIALMFFPAVTFAQLNKEERDIRKDGGVPLEELRREPITFELDISYTDSGNPRHRLDLYLPKNRKSGKLPVIVFFHGGGWMHGDKSYGAAVLMPFLRTGQYAGVSVGYRLSGEAQWPAQIHDCKAAIRWLRANASKYALDADHIGVWGMSAGGHLVLMLGVSGDVPELEGDIGPYKGVSSKVAAVANFFGVSELLAIVGQPSDIDRTRSDAPEAKLIGGGLRENPEKAKAASPITYVTAKNPPVLTVHGTKDSTVPYDQAVRLDAALRKAGVPSYFVTVKGGGHGDFGTAADDRVKAFFDKYLRGKDVEISNEPLDKP
- a CDS encoding class I SAM-dependent methyltransferase encodes the protein MIIEDRYRERYKSGDTPWDVGQPDFNLIEVATQRPILSCKVLDIGCGTGDNSIWLAQKGFQVIGIDTSEIALEQAKGKASKANVECDFRLVDFLSNKIEGAPFGFVFDRGCFHSFSSENDRRRFAQNVATHLEKAGLWLTIAGNADEHRRGPGPPQRTAGDIVLAVEPYFEVLSLISSHFGSNRPNPPRAWRCLMQKRHVP